A genomic region of Peptoniphilus sp. ING2-D1G contains the following coding sequences:
- a CDS encoding putative membrane protein (Hypothetical protein) codes for MKKVWEHIKNFLGFVASISTLIVGISIIAQIFFRFFLGTALTWSEELAQIFLIVLVFTGLATVETNDEHLQIEILFSIFPKYERLMKTIGKILTIIFCISVVFSAINILPAAKFIRAKASGLPIKYVYYAMLVGSGAWLIQCVINLIKLNKGGKSA; via the coding sequence ATGAAAAAAGTCTGGGAACATATAAAAAATTTTTTAGGTTTTGTAGCTTCCATATCTACTTTAATAGTAGGAATTTCAATTATTGCACAGATATTTTTTAGATTCTTTTTGGGGACTGCCTTGACATGGAGTGAAGAATTAGCTCAAATATTTTTGATAGTTTTGGTTTTTACAGGATTAGCAACTGTTGAAACTAATGATGAGCACTTGCAAATAGAGATACTGTTTTCAATATTCCCTAAGTATGAAAGATTAATGAAAACCATAGGCAAAATATTAACTATTATATTTTGTATTTCAGTTGTATTTTCTGCAATAAATATTCTACCAGCAGCTAAATTTATTAGGGCTAAAGCAAGCGGATTACCTATTAAGTACGTATATTATGCTATGTTAGTAGGATCGGGAGCGTGGTTGATTCAATGTGTCATTAATTTAATAAAGCTTAATAAAGGAGGTAAATCTGCATGA
- a CDS encoding nitrilases (This subgroup includes mammalian Nit1 and Nit2, the Nit1-like domain of the invertebrate NitFhit, and various uncharacterized bacterial and archaeal Nit-like proteins. Nit1 and Nit2 are candidate tumor suppressor proteins. In NitFhit, the Nit1-like domain is encoded as a fusion protein with the non-homologous tumor suppressor, fragile histidine triad (Fhit). Mammalian Nit1 and Fhit may affect distinct signal pathways, and both may participate in DNA damage-induced apoptosis. Nit1 is a negative regulator in T cells. Overexpression of Nit2 in HeLa cells leads to a suppression of cell growth through cell cycle arrest in G2. These Nit proteins and the Nit1-like domain of NitFhit belong to a larger nitrilase superfamily comprised of nitrile-or amide-hydrolyzing enzymes and amide-condensing enzymes, which depend on a Glu-Lys-Cys catalytic triad. This superfamily has been classified in the literature based on global and structure based sequence analysis into thirteen different enzyme classes (referred to as 1-13), this subgroup corresponds to class 10; High confidence in function and specificity) has product MIKVAMCQMVGEKDAKYNTDKMVEMIERACNMEKNIDLIVFPEYSYGVKPDIAPLAAKGFHTEKISECAKKYNVNILGGSFPRLADDGKSYNTVYFYDRKGEIIGQYDKTHLFVALGYDESESVVPGDKLCVIDTDFGRVGIMVCYELRFPEVARTMVLQGADIILCPADFPSGNPLPPRTDHWDVLVQSTALSNVTYTVAVNDFGKTPGGEIPFGRSMIVDPWGTIVSQCKAEEDIAFGYIDLDYQDRVRKSIASWENRRPELYDL; this is encoded by the coding sequence ATGATAAAAGTTGCAATGTGTCAAATGGTCGGAGAAAAAGATGCAAAATACAATACCGACAAAATGGTTGAGATGATTGAAAGAGCTTGTAATATGGAAAAAAACATCGATTTGATAGTTTTCCCTGAATATTCCTATGGTGTAAAACCGGATATTGCTCCATTAGCAGCTAAGGGGTTTCATACGGAAAAAATTTCTGAATGTGCAAAGAAATATAATGTGAATATTTTAGGTGGTAGCTTTCCAAGATTAGCAGATGATGGAAAGTCATATAATACAGTTTATTTTTATGATAGAAAAGGGGAAATCATAGGCCAATATGATAAAACTCATTTATTTGTAGCCTTAGGATATGATGAGTCTGAATCTGTAGTTCCAGGAGATAAATTATGCGTAATTGATACGGATTTCGGAAGAGTAGGAATAATGGTATGTTATGAATTAAGATTTCCGGAAGTAGCCAGAACTATGGTATTGCAGGGAGCGGATATTATTTTATGCCCTGCAGATTTCCCCAGTGGAAATCCACTTCCACCCAGAACGGATCACTGGGATGTTCTTGTTCAATCAACAGCGCTTTCAAATGTTACTTATACAGTAGCCGTAAATGATTTTGGTAAAACACCCGGTGGAGAAATTCCTTTTGGGAGATCGATGATAGTTGATCCATGGGGAACTATAGTATCTCAGTGTAAAGCTGAAGAAGACATAGCCTTTGGGTATATAGATTTAGATTATCAAGATAGAGTAAGAAAAAGCATTGCATCGTGGGAAAATAGAAGACCGGAATTGTATGATTTATAA
- a CDS encoding TRAP dicarboxylate transporter (High confidence in function and specificity) translates to MIGLMLISFVLLLAVGAPIVVAMGLPAVVYFLYNDITLSIVSYSFYQSLYSFNMLAIPMFILMGNLVTEFGETEKAFRFARAISKGKRGYSSKIAVILNLIFAGMSGAAISAVVGLGPMMVDEMDNEGYDRGYAAAMTIAASTVGPVFPPSIPLVIYATLAGISSTKSLLSGMIPGVVLSLCLLIWVIFTHKKYFVREARALPEENKSTKQLFLDALPIMLAPVLILITMLLGVFSPGETGAMAAFYMIVIGIFHRGFTFKGFYRCIIETVKSCSSILILMVAGGLFTKALMLEGLPEKIMSLMGGFVNSPIAVLLIINFVLIIMGMFMESNSALILAAPIVLPITNALGFDPLHIGVMMVLNLMIGLSTPPFGLCIYAVAKVAKVPSEKVIKNVVPLYIPLGVALMLVTFIPMLSTWLPEFVFTYLI, encoded by the coding sequence ATGATAGGGTTAATGCTAATTAGTTTTGTATTGTTGTTAGCTGTCGGAGCACCGATAGTAGTTGCAATGGGATTACCTGCAGTTGTTTATTTTCTTTATAATGATATAACTTTGAGTATTGTGTCTTATAGTTTTTATCAATCCTTATATAGTTTTAATATGCTGGCTATTCCGATGTTTATTTTAATGGGTAATTTAGTTACTGAGTTTGGAGAGACTGAAAAAGCTTTTAGATTTGCCAGAGCCATTAGCAAGGGTAAGAGAGGGTATTCCTCTAAAATAGCTGTAATACTGAATTTAATTTTTGCGGGTATGTCAGGTGCTGCTATTTCTGCTGTAGTAGGATTAGGTCCAATGATGGTTGATGAAATGGATAATGAAGGGTATGACAGAGGATATGCTGCAGCTATGACTATAGCGGCGAGTACAGTTGGTCCGGTATTTCCTCCAAGTATTCCTCTTGTTATATACGCTACTTTAGCCGGAATATCAAGCACTAAATCCTTATTATCAGGAATGATTCCCGGGGTTGTATTGAGTTTATGTCTTTTAATATGGGTTATTTTTACGCATAAAAAATATTTTGTTAGGGAAGCACGAGCTTTACCGGAAGAAAATAAATCTACTAAGCAACTATTTTTAGACGCTCTTCCTATAATGCTTGCGCCTGTTTTAATATTGATAACTATGTTGTTGGGAGTGTTTAGTCCTGGAGAAACTGGAGCTATGGCTGCATTTTATATGATAGTAATAGGGATATTTCACAGAGGATTTACTTTTAAAGGGTTTTATAGATGCATTATTGAAACTGTAAAATCTTGTTCATCAATATTAATATTGATGGTTGCAGGGGGGTTATTTACAAAGGCTTTAATGTTGGAAGGTCTTCCGGAAAAGATAATGTCTCTTATGGGAGGTTTTGTAAACAGTCCGATAGCTGTTTTATTAATAATCAACTTTGTATTGATAATCATGGGAATGTTTATGGAAAGTAACAGTGCATTAATTTTAGCGGCACCTATTGTATTGCCTATTACAAATGCTTTAGGATTCGATCCCTTACATATAGGTGTAATGATGGTTCTTAACTTAATGATAGGTTTATCTACTCCTCCCTTTGGATTATGTATATATGCAGTTGCAAAAGTAGCAAAGGTTCCATCTGAAAAAGTTATAAAGAATGTTGTACCGCTTTATATACCCTTAGGGGTAGCTTTAATGTTAGTAACATTTATTCCAATGCTAAGCACATGGCTGCCGGAGTTTGTGTTCACTTACCTAATTTAG
- a CDS encoding dimethylmenaquinone methyltransferase (Members of this family are demethylmenaquinone methyltransferases that convert dimethylmenaquinone (DMK) to menaquinone (MK) in the final step of menaquinone biosynthesis. This region is also found at the C-terminus of the DlpA protein; High confidence in function and specificity): MELKKLFEIALTTDPAQIGHYVQGGYMDVSIKPIKDDLRVIGPAFTIRLPGNDNAMLYYAMEKAPKGSVIVIDRMGDKRIACCGEIVALSAKTLGMAGIVVDGPSTDTRAIREMDFPVFSTGRASVTNTFKGIDGEYNIPINCGGAVVNPGDIIYGDLDGVVVAPADRFEELVKKAKAADEVEKLWKENFEKGGTIADFINLEKLVSGEVGKSISEIMQIEK, encoded by the coding sequence ATGGAATTAAAAAAATTATTTGAAATAGCCTTGACAACAGACCCGGCACAAATTGGACATTATGTTCAAGGTGGGTATATGGACGTTTCTATAAAGCCAATTAAGGATGATTTAAGAGTTATCGGACCTGCATTTACTATAAGATTGCCGGGAAATGACAATGCCATGCTTTATTATGCAATGGAAAAAGCTCCTAAAGGTTCAGTAATTGTAATAGATAGAATGGGAGATAAAAGGATAGCTTGCTGTGGAGAAATTGTAGCTTTATCAGCAAAAACCTTAGGAATGGCAGGAATAGTAGTAGATGGTCCCAGTACTGATACCAGAGCAATCAGAGAAATGGATTTCCCGGTTTTTTCAACGGGAAGAGCGTCAGTAACTAATACATTTAAAGGAATTGACGGCGAATATAATATTCCGATAAATTGCGGTGGTGCTGTTGTAAATCCTGGTGATATTATATATGGCGATTTAGATGGAGTTGTAGTTGCTCCAGCTGATAGATTTGAAGAATTGGTAAAAAAAGCAAAGGCAGCTGATGAAGTTGAAAAGCTGTGGAAAGAAAATTTTGAAAAAGGTGGAACAATTGCAGACTTTATTAATTTAGAAAAATTAGTAAGCGGAGAAGTGGGAAAATCAATTTCAGAAATAATGCAAATAGAAAAATAA
- a CDS encoding Type I restriction-modification system M protein (N-6 adenine-specific DNA methylases (A-Mtase) are enzymes that specifically methylate the amino group at the C-6 position of adenines in DNA. Such enzymes are found in the three existing types of bacterial restriction-modification systems (in type I system the A-Mtase is the product of the hsdM gene, and in type III it is the product of the mod gene). All of these enzymes recognize a specific sequence in DNA and methylate an adenine in that sequence; Hypothetical protein), whose translation MSDYTKENKGATQRAELHRKIWAIADDVRGAVDGWDFKQYILGILFYRFISENIYGFYRQNKIIGT comes from the coding sequence GTGTCGGACTATACTAAAGAGAACAAGGGAGCCACACAAAGAGCGGAATTGCACAGAAAGATTTGGGCGATTGCTGATGATGTACGTGGAGCAGTGGACGGCTGGGATTTTAAGCAATACATATTAGGAATTTTATTTTATAGATTTATTTCTGAAAACATATATGGATTTTATCGGCAAAACAAAATTATCGGAACTTAA
- a CDS encoding GntR family transcriptional regulator (This family of regulatory proteins consists of the N-terminal HTH region of GntR-like bacterial transcription factors. At the C-terminus there is usually an effector-binding/oligomerization domain. The GntR-like proteins include the following sub-families: MocR, YtrR, FadR, AraR, HutC and PlmA, DevA, DasR. Many of these proteins have been shown experimentally to be autoregulatory, enabling the prediction of operator sites and the discovery of cis/trans relationships. The DasR regulator has been shown to be a global regulator of primary metabolizm and development in Streptomyces coelicolor; Family membership) yields the protein MEINKNISSMEIIPRIKKPDTLYQKIYDYLKIKILQNELQSGDVVNETQLAQAFATSRSPVRDAIKMLEQEGLLIQSGNSKVVSGFNWGDINNLIEIRKPLELMVYDLAIKNINKKDIYNLHLLIDEMKKVKNNDNYNLIKFDTEFHKYFAEITNNKMLINIMSSVYDQLIRTSMISTLRFGWNKEKNIGYHTDILNCLKSNNFKKGREELINHVNIWSDALYEMKDRLNK from the coding sequence GTGGAAATTAATAAAAATATTAGTTCTATGGAAATAATTCCAAGAATAAAAAAACCCGATACACTATACCAAAAAATTTATGATTACTTAAAAATAAAAATTTTACAAAACGAACTGCAATCAGGAGATGTGGTTAATGAAACTCAATTAGCTCAAGCTTTTGCAACAAGCAGGTCTCCGGTGCGAGATGCTATTAAAATGTTAGAACAAGAAGGCTTGTTAATTCAATCCGGCAATTCAAAAGTTGTCAGTGGATTTAATTGGGGTGATATTAATAATTTAATTGAAATTAGAAAGCCTTTGGAACTAATGGTTTATGATCTTGCTATCAAAAATATTAATAAAAAAGATATTTATAATTTACATTTATTAATAGATGAGATGAAAAAAGTAAAAAATAATGATAATTATAACTTAATAAAATTTGATACAGAATTTCATAAATATTTTGCAGAAATTACAAATAACAAAATGCTAATTAATATCATGTCTTCAGTGTATGATCAATTAATTCGCACTTCTATGATTAGCACTTTGCGTTTTGGCTGGAACAAGGAAAAAAATATCGGTTATCATACTGATATTTTGAATTGTTTAAAGTCCAATAATTTTAAAAAAGGAAGAGAAGAGCTTATAAACCATGTAAATATTTGGTCTGATGCACTATATGAAATGAAAGATAGATTAAATAAATAA
- a CDS encoding Type I restriction and modification enzyme (This enzyme has been characterized and shown to belong to a new family of the type I class of restriction and modification enzymes. This family is involved in bacterial defence by making double strand breaks in specific double stranded DNA sequences, e.g. that of invading bacteriophages. EcoR124 is made up of three subunits, HsdR, HsdS and HsdM. The R subunit has ATPase and restriction endonuclease activity. This domain is the C terminal of the R subunit; Hypothetical protein) → MDFIGKTKLSELKTNDDILEAFYSFAKKEKENEIASLIKEERLKKDSQRFIERAIGKGYVEYAGDELDGIIPPTSRRQGARERKKASILDKIRNIVEVFVGI, encoded by the coding sequence ATGGATTTTATCGGCAAAACAAAATTATCGGAACTTAAAACCAATGATGACATTCTTGAAGCTTTTTATAGTTTTGCTAAAAAAGAAAAAGAAAATGAAATAGCATCTTTGATAAAGGAAGAAAGATTAAAAAAAGACTCTCAACGATTTATAGAAAGGGCCATCGGAAAAGGCTATGTAGAATACGCAGGTGATGAATTGGATGGCATAATCCCTCCTACATCTCGTAGACAAGGTGCAAGAGAAAGAAAAAAAGCGTCAATCTTAGATAAAATAAGAAATATTGTGGAAGTTTTTGTTGGGATTTAA
- a CDS encoding TRAP dicarboxylate transporter (TRAP-type C4-dicarboxylate transport system, periplasmic component [Carbohydrate transport and metabolism]; High confidence in function and specificity), with translation MKKKFKLLSLFLLMFLLMACGKKEMSSDRKEIVRLKFSDQNSEATSVYEWMVTFKNIVEEKSDGSLIIDLYPNASLVSYDIEPLQAGIVDFIQYVPSSASDLDSRLGAFDAPYIYDNPMHRLNTFNMDTSEPLKEINESIKDKNVILVSSFCSGYRQLTANFPIRNLAEMKGAKIRVVPADLYLRLFQSFGAAATPMAFTEVSTALITNVIDGQENPLSVIVQNALYEIQSDLMLTGHMPTNHSMFMNYDTYKNLSEEHKKIVRESAFEASAIMDKKIIEEESQFLETCKEHGMTVWDESNGLEVEEFKSKAMEIYDYYSEPWGNMVELIKNVDKEGDFL, from the coding sequence ATGAAAAAAAAGTTTAAACTCTTATCATTATTTCTATTGATGTTTTTGCTTATGGCCTGCGGTAAGAAAGAGATGAGTTCAGACCGAAAGGAAATAGTAAGACTCAAATTTAGCGATCAAAATAGTGAGGCGACTTCGGTATATGAATGGATGGTAACGTTTAAAAATATTGTAGAAGAAAAATCAGATGGTTCACTGATAATTGATTTGTATCCAAATGCATCATTAGTATCCTACGATATTGAACCGTTACAAGCAGGGATAGTGGATTTTATCCAATATGTTCCTTCGTCGGCATCAGATTTGGATTCTCGTTTAGGAGCCTTTGACGCTCCCTATATTTATGATAATCCAATGCACAGATTAAATACATTTAATATGGATACATCAGAACCGCTAAAGGAAATAAATGAGAGCATAAAAGATAAAAACGTTATCCTGGTATCTTCTTTTTGTTCAGGATATAGGCAGCTTACTGCAAATTTTCCTATAAGAAATTTAGCAGAGATGAAGGGGGCTAAGATCAGAGTCGTACCGGCGGATTTATATTTAAGATTGTTTCAATCATTTGGAGCAGCCGCTACACCCATGGCATTTACAGAAGTTTCAACAGCTCTCATTACAAATGTAATTGACGGACAAGAAAATCCTCTGAGTGTTATTGTTCAAAATGCATTATATGAAATCCAAAGTGATTTAATGTTGACAGGGCATATGCCGACTAACCATAGTATGTTTATGAATTATGATACGTACAAAAACTTATCTGAAGAACATAAAAAAATTGTTAGAGAATCGGCATTTGAAGCATCCGCAATAATGGATAAAAAAATCATAGAAGAAGAATCCCAATTTTTAGAAACATGTAAAGAACATGGAATGACTGTTTGGGACGAATCTAATGGACTTGAAGTTGAAGAATTTAAATCAAAGGCAATGGAAATTTATGATTACTATTCTGAGCCGTGGGGAAATATGGTTGAGTTAATAAAAAATGTTGATAAGGAAGGGGATTTTTTATGA